The Bubalus bubalis isolate 160015118507 breed Murrah chromosome 16, NDDB_SH_1, whole genome shotgun sequence genome window below encodes:
- the LOC102397055 gene encoding olfactory receptor 52E4-like, producing the protein MTDCNASQGHPAFFLLQGIPGMEDKHKWISIPFSSMYFVTILGNCTILFIISTERSLHKPMFLLLGMLALTDLGMSTTTIPKVLCILWFDQSDISFEGCLVQLFFLHSISALQSAILMSMAFDRYVAICEPLRYATILSNSRIGLISLVSLVRAALLILPMPILLQKMPFHARHVIPSTYCEHMAVVKMVCVDTTVNRVYGLVVALLVAGVDVSAIASSYVLIIRAVMRLSSKEAHQKAVNTCTTHICVMLLYYTPPLFSFLAHRFGHGIPPHVHTILGSLYFLVPPMLNPIIYAVKTKEFRDKLTKYAFWRKEPINITYGQKPV; encoded by the coding sequence ATGACTGACTGCAATGCCTCCCAGGGCCACCCCgctttcttccttctccaaggcattcCTGGGATGGAGGACAAACACAAGTGGATCTCTATTCCTTTCTCTTCCATGTACTTTGTCACCATCCTGGGGAACTGCACCATCCTCTTCATCATCTCCACAGAGCGCTCCCTGCATAAGCCCATGTTCCTGCTGCTTGGCATGCTGGCCCTCACGGACCTGGGCATGTCCACAACCACCATCCCCAAGGTGCTGTGCATCCTCTGGTTTGACCAGAGTGACATCAGCTTCGAGGGCTGCCTGGTCCAGCTGTTCTTCCTCCACTCCATCTCTGCCTTGCAGTCTGCCATCCTCATGTCCATGGCCTTtgaccgctacgtggccatctgTGAGCCCCTGCGCTATGCCACCATCCTTTCCAACAGCCGCATTGGGCTCATCAGCCTTGTGAGTTTAGTGAGAGCTGCCCTGCTCATTCTCCCCATGCCCATCCTCCTCCAGAAGATGCCCTTTCATGCCAGGCATGTCATCCCCAGCACCTATTGTGAGCACATGGCTGTGGTGAAGATGGTGTGTGTGGACACCACGGTCAACAGGGTGTATGGTCTGGTGGTGGCCTTGTTGGTTGCTGGGGTAGACGTCTCAGCTATTGCCTCATCTTATGTGCTGATCATCCGGGCTGTAATGCGGCTCTCTTCTAAGGAAGCCCACCAAAAAGCAGTAAATACCTGCACCACACACATCTGTGTCATGCTTCTCTATTACACCCCcccacttttctcttttcttgctcaCCGTTTTGGCCATGGCATTCCACCTCATGTGCACACCATTCTTGGCAGCCTCTACTTCCTTGTACCTCCAATGCTCAACCCTATTATTTATGCAGTGAAAACCAAAGAGTTTCGGGACAAATTGACAAAATATGCATTCTGGAGAAAGGAGCCCATAAATATTACCTATGGTCAGAAACCTGTCTGA